In Citrus sinensis cultivar Valencia sweet orange chromosome 3, DVS_A1.0, whole genome shotgun sequence, the sequence CATTACAATATCCAATGAACCTTTGCGAACTTCCTCTAGTAAGGCAATAAACAAACTACTATTTCATTCAAGCAAATAAGCATATTTCTCAGCATAGAATAggagaaaaagggaaaaacgAAATTTGCTTTATCAATAACAGAGTAAGACACGGAGGCATAAGCTCTAGCTTAGATAAGATGTGAATATGATCAAAAACACAATCTGAAATCTTTATTCCACATCATCATTAGAACTCAAAACCTCTACTAGACATGTAAATCTATATTAAACCAGTCCATACTTGAATGTATTTCAATTTACTACAGTTGCTTCAACATTAAAACTCTTATAGTAAGTTGAAGTTTTTGTGTACATCTACTGTAATCATCATGCTTCTGCAGTATCAGTTGAGAGAGCTTGAAAATACTCACCAAATGACATCTTGTTGAAGGGAATTATCTTGTAAAAGATGTGATATTCTtgtaaaatgttaattaacaTCGTAATATGAAACAATATTCACAAAATATCACTATAAATATAGTGGCCATCAAACATTCAAGTGTTGAAGGTTACTTTTCACCATAAAGGTATTAACTGACAAAGAATAGAGAGTTACATCTGTAATTAGACCAGTTGTATATGAGATCATCTGATcgaaaaatccaaaattacaCAAAACATTACCGATGAGATTTACAATGCCCAACCGCCCCATAAAATCTAAACCAGCCGATCTATAATCCTGAAAGCCCCTCAAAGTATTATGAGTAAGGTTACTAACCAGATGCTTTCCACATGCTTAGTacaggaaaaggaaaaatatgagGATGCTCatacatttataatatcaACAAGCTTCAACTAGTATAATGACAATCTCAAACTTCTCAACTTGTATGTAatctactaaaatatttacCTGAAGCACAAGCTTTTCCAGAAAGGGACATGCCTTCATTATGAATGACAAGCCAAGTAGTGTTTCCTGATTAGCTGCTGTAAAACTTATGTTTAAGTTCATTAGTTTGGGAAATTCACGCTGTGAGAATTGCGCGAATACCTGAAAAATAGAACGAACATAAGAGAACGGACTTAAAAAGTAAGTAGAAACAAACATACCCACTAAATACTGACCTCATTGCAGCCGTCCAACTCAAGGGTCTTCAATTGAGGTAAATAACTTACAATCGATCCAATACAGTGCATTTTTTGAACCACGGGTGTCACATGGAACACTACATCAACAAGTTGAGGAAGACTCCCAACATGTAAATTGATATCTTGTCCaatatatttaaaagataaCAGATTCGGAGcagaaatttcaatttccttAATCGAGTAGCAAAACTGAATGTCGAGGCACTTCAATGGGATTGATGAACCAACAACCTTCAGGCTTAATAGGTCCGGACTTTGGGTGATGCGTAAGTTTTCCAAGAGTGGacaattatgaataaaaaactcAACAACTTCTCCGGTGACATTTACAGCACAAAGGGTGAGGGATCTTAGAGACTTAATACCAGATAAACCACAACCGCTTTGAAGATTCTTATAACACTCTTGTGGAATTTCATAATAGTTGTCATATGTTCCTGGCGACAAATCCAACTCAAAGTTCCGAACATTTTTTGCTATTGCTGTGTTGACCCAATTAgtaatattacatttatgtTTAGCATCGAGACGAAAACATATTCGAAACTGATTGATACGTGAACCCCTGTGCAATTCCAAAACTTTATTAACCCAGCTAATGTACTTAGACTGTTTATAATCTGGTGGGAATGacatatattttacttttttatcaAAGTCAAGAGAAGTAGTAAAAGTCCACAAATATTTCCATCTGCTTGAAAGGACACTAGTCCTCGCAGCTTCCTTAAGAGTCAAGCCAGATATAATATGGATGAGAATATCATCTGGGAATCGACTAAACCAATCCTCCAAATTTTCCTTCTGCTTAATATCAGAAATAAATGAAACCCATTCAATCTCATTGTTTCAAACcccgaaaacaaaaaattaaaattaaaattaaaaaaaaaaaaaccagcaACAATAACCCACAACgacattataaaattaagggaaaaaaaaattaccttcTCTGGAGCATCTTCAGAGATATGGCGCGCTTTCTTCGTCATCAACTCGGCATGTAAACGCTTCAACGGAATTCGATTTTGCTGTAACCGTGGCTTTTAAGTTGGCTCGGTTCTGAGGACTGCTACTTAACTTATATACTGTAAATTAGGGTAATAACATCTATGTActcaaagttttaattttttttctttttgcaagTAAGGACATAATTCGCCCATTGtgcgttaaaaaaaaaaaaaaaggccattAACTTCTTTTGAATTGATAACATTATCcttttgatatttaaatttaaatatgtaaccttttgttttaatattacattagaaagcacaataaaaatattgacaaATCTACCTATTCTATAAATCGTACCTTAAAGCTCATTCCCATGTCGGCATATAATAGTTGAAATTAATCTCAAACTATCAATCTCGAAGATGAGATGAGAACATACTTCatcaatttatcaatattagggatgacacgattattaaataggTTGGGTTCGGATTGACTCGATTTTTATTCGCATTGGGTTAAGGTTAAagtttttgatatatttattcGAATAACAAcaagattatattttctattttaaattaatttttaagttcttattattaaaattcaagtATTAGACATAGttcactcttttttattttttttggaagacAAACATATACACAGTgttctatttataaaattgtatataaatttagaattttaatagtatagatatataaaatattaatacatatgtCTATGTTATCATATCGatacataatattatttacatattataacttaaactttaaatagtgtaaatgtgtaatagTTTAGGATGTGTGTGTAacatttgttaaatatataaatattaaaaaaattattgggtAACCAGTTTATTTTCCATGTCAGTTTTggatctcaatattttgacacaattattaaatgaatcgTGTTTGGGTCTACTTAAATTTGACACAACATGAGCACGATCCTATGATCTATTTTGCTAGCTCTACTTCAAGAAGACTTCTCTTACATGAATTCAATCTGTTATGGgtcttaatttaaaattcgGAACAAGattaattcataataaaatagaaatagcTCTTGTTTTTACATGGAATGGCTATGCTATTATTATCTGACCAAAATAAATTCCGAATGGCTATGCTATTATTATATGACCAAAATAAATTCCAGCTTCCATAATTTCCTCCGGATGGATATTTCTATACTTCTTgcatatttcttattttattatgtttaactctatatacacaaaaaaaatgactataatatattttttttttatttgtattaacaGCTACCCTAtgagaaataattttatgcgTAAAAATTTCAGCAAATTTTttactcaaaaaataaaaatagatctCATTTTCACATGCTTATGTTATTGTTATATGAATTTAGTCTATCAGTGAGCTTCTGAAGAAAACTTGACAGTAAAGTGTTTTgagtaaaatttgaaaatatccAATGTTTGGGGTAGCACTCatattaaactaaatattGAGgacaagtataaaaatatcccATGTTTGGCTTGCTCGGGGGCTATCAATTGCATTATAATAGttaatatatcaaaataaatctataGCGCATTATTAGTACAATACATAATGTACAGAGGCAATGCTGGTAATgtctttattttcataataacaAAGACTGGAGCCAGTAAATCACAACGAACCGACCACAAGATCAACGCCTTGAGGTAACTTATCTTTTAGCATGTTGGCACAATGTTTAAGTGCCCTTTTCCTCCGAGAACTGGAAGGTTTAATGATCATCTTCTCAAGCACTTTTGCATTTCTGAAGataaaaaatgcaatttcAGGATCAATTTGAAGCCAGCGAAACTCGTGTAATTCCACCACCTTGAGGTGTTGATGAAAGTGCACAGGAATCTGATGTCTTTTTTCCCCTATTGTCCGGTTATTATTCCATATCTGCAATGAAAGAAGACTATTTCATGTTTAACTGCGTAGTTCTTGTTAGAGAAAACAGATAACTGAATTTGTAAAACCCCAAAATTTGCCTACAATTAACAAAGAGAGTTATGACTCCGAACCATTAAATATACTGAGCAACACTGTCCTGCACACTTTGACTGATTTTACATGCAATATACAACCTAGctgattgaaaaaaataagcaCATATGAAATATGATCATAATATATGCCACATATGAAAAGATCGCCACACAAACAACCaatatgaaacaaaaagtTGAGCAGTCGTTCTTGTTTTAGCTCGTAACTAAATGCTGTATTCACAGCTTACTTTCATCTTCAGGCTACTTCTGCCTAATACTCTGGTCCACAATATATTATTGAGagggtaaaataaaaaacatatgCTTTAGCTGGAAAGATATAGAATAAGGTCAAAGACCACACAAGTGAAAAAAACATAATTGACCATTACAGAAAcaaaatctgaaaaatttaTTCTGCATCATCATTAGACCAATAGACCTCAAAAATCTCTGCCAGACTCGCAAAGCTATACAAAACCTGTCCATACTTGGAATGTATTGGAATTTACTACAGTTGCTCCATGATTAAAACTCTAAAAGTTGAAGTTTTCAACACCtgcattattataatattcaagTTTCTGCCAGCAGAGagagaatgaaaatatttatcaagTGGAAGAGCAGAAATCTCATTTAAGGGCATTCACACAGATGTGAtcttcttattcaataatatCTGTGTAATCTTAAACAATATTTAGATGATATCATGACAAACATGGTCACCATACCAGACATTCAAGTATTGAAGTGCAAAATGATACGAGATTAAGATTTCTTTATGCAAGAAAAAAGAGTTGCAAGTATTGTAGACCAGTTGTCCACAGGATCATGCAAAACCGATTGAAAAAATCCAAAactataaaatcaaaattctgTTGAGATTTATAATGGATGCCCAACCAAACCACCCTATTcaaagagattaatttacaaTCTTCATGTCCGAGTGGTAATCTCTTGAAAGAGACTAAAGATAAAAGCAGGGACTGTGAACAAATGTGATCTTTTTCTGTTATGCTAGATGACATTGTAATTTCGAACAATATAGTCACAAGGCCAAGCGTTCGCATGTTGAAGTGCAAACTATTATAAGAAGAAGGTTACTTACTAGCTGAATTTAAAATGCTTAATaaatgggggaaaaaaagagggACTATGCCCATACATTTGAAACGTTCAGCAAGCTACAACAGTAACCATCACATCTATCCCAAGCTTCTCTACCAATAAGTAGAGTGTGAAAAATTTACCTTAATTACAAGCTTTTGCAGAAAAGGACACGCCTTCAATACGAAAGACAGGCCAAGCAGGCTTTCACAATTAGGTTCTGTAATGGTAAGTTTTAAATGCAACAGTTTGGGTAATTCCCAATGTCCGAATTCCATGAATAcctgaaaaaatagaaaaactaAGACAACTGACTTGAAAAGTTTCTAAAAACATGCATAACCACCACAGTACTACTGTACTAACCTCATTGCAACACTCCAAATCAAGGGTCTTCAGCTGGGGAAAACAGCATACAACCGAGCCAATAAAATACCTTATTTGAAAGAGGGGAGCCCCATGGATGACTACATCAACAAGTTGGGGAACATTCCCAACATGTAGCTTGATATCTTTTCCACTGTATCTAAAAGATACAAGACTTGAGGCAGAAATGtcaatttctttcattgaGTAGCAATAGTGAATGTCTAGGAACTTCAATGGGATTGATGAACCAACAACCTTCAAGCTTAATAACTCTGAAGAATTGGCCACGTATAAGTGTTCCAAATGTGGACAACTGTGTATAAAAAACTCAAGCACTTCTCCACTGACTTTCAGAGCACTAAGGCAGAGGGATCTTAGTGACTTAATGCCAGACAAACCATGCCCTCTTTTAAGGAAGTTGTACCGCTCTAGCGGAAATGCATAATCATTAATATGAGATGGTGGCCAAAAATCTAACTCAAAGTTTTGAACTTTCTTTGCTGTTGCTGCGTAAATCCAATTGGTGATGTCCCTTCCGTGTGAATTATCCAGAGTACAACGTATTCaaaacttatttatatttgaaccTTTATGCaagctcaaaattttattcaccCAGCAAACGTACgcacttttttcttctttacttGGGAATATTATATCCTTTCCTATTCCAGCAAAGTCGAGAGCAGTGGTAAAATTCCACAAGTATTTCCATCTACTTGAAAGGACGCTAGTCCTTGCAGCTTCTTTAAGTGTTAAACGagatataatattaacaaGAATATCATCTGGGAATTTACTGAACCAATCCTCCatattttccttctgtttAATACCAAAGTCcacaattttcattcaaacacatgaattaaaaaaaaaaaaaaagagggagaaaagaaaatcagcAACAGAATTAAGAGTAACccataataaatatttacaaaataacGGAAAAATGATACCTTTTCTGGGGTATCTGCAGGTGTCAGCCGGGCTCTCTTAGTCATTTGCTCTGCGTGCAAAAGCTTTCAGCGGATTTTGACTCTACGGTAATTGTTGCTCTTTTGGCTGATTCGAACCATTCGGTTCAGTGGGGTTTGCTCCGCATTATTGTTGGTTCGGTTCAGTGATGGATTGCAAGCCAATTGGGATAATAGCATCTATATCCTcatctcttttttaatttttttttcaaatattaacttAAATTCCTTAACTACAATTTGATATATTTGAAGGTTACTAACTACAACGAAACGATTGTAGTCTACTTGTAATAttgaaacttaaaatatatatctaacTTAACACTTAAGGGAAAGAACATGTGTAAACTTAATCAAGtgattttcaaacaattttctttatattgtCATTGGCGTACAAATTATGGGAGATAATCAATAAAggactaaaaaaattgatttaacttttaCCCTTTTGCTTACCTTTTAGaaacatgattaaaaaaggaaaaaaaaataacactcAAGGGCATTTTTGGTGCATTGCATTTGatgatataaaattgaatagatTGGAATGGACAATAATGTATTgcattaaaaatgaattaatcttaagagatattatcattttttcactTAAGTTTCTCTGTCACATTAAGTCAGTATCATAGTTTGataaaaactgtattttattactaaatgTTTACGCTGTTAGCACTTTAccattatttcattaaaaataaattaatatttaatgaaatatgagttaaaaatcaattttgtccCTGGAACATAAAAGACAATTTTTGTCATTGAAGGAATAAATAACAAACCCAAGctcttgaatttttattttattttttaattgtcagttgatttttttttaatatcatgtatatttaattagttgaaaataatatgaagAAGCCCTCTCATTTGTTTTTCGTTTGCTTGCTTTGATGATAACTGGTACTGGAAAAGAAGCCATAAAATAGTGGTCGGGGGGAGGTGAGGCATCAATTATATTTACATCTGATATGAAGAACTGAAATCGATTTTGTAATCAGAAGCCGAATCGATGGGTGTCGTAAAATCCTTGGCCTTGTGTGTGTTCGTCTTCCAATTGCTTGCCCTTTCTCGGACGAGATCCGATACAACAAGATTCGAAacgaaattaataaaatagataTTGATGATGTTTTAAGAAGTGACACAAGCTACAGGATTATTATgcatttaatgtaatttacagCCAAGTAAAATTTACTCACTGACCTAACGCCATTGCTTTTAAACTTGATTGTAGGTTACAATAATTATACCcagaaaaatattgttattatatcAGTTTTAGACTCATTGCAAACTTTTGACGAATCATGTCAAAAATCTGATAGTACAATTTTCGGGGTCTTATTCGAAAGCTAAATGTAGAAATCTTGTTAAACTGAATATCAATGACCATCTAGAACGGTATTCAAAACGAGAAGAAGCAACCGTCACCATTACTCCTTGTGTAAAGATGAGAGGtaataaatttacaagttcaaCTCCTCTGGGTATTGGTGCTGTCTCTAAGTGCTTCTGGGGCTTTATAGATTAGATTTGGAAGGTTCaatgatcatttttaatcaagcataattgcattttcaaatatgaaaGATGC encodes:
- the LOC102613532 gene encoding F-box/LRR-repeat protein At3g03360, with protein sequence MTKKARHISEDAPEKKENLEDWFSRFPDDILIHIISGLTLKEAARTSVLSSRWKYLWTFTTSLDFDKKVKYMSFPPDYKQSKYISWVNKVLELHRGSRINQFRICFRLDAKHKCNITNWVNTAIAKNVRNFELDLSPGTYDNYYEIPQECYKNLQSGCGLSGIKSLRSLTLCAVNVTGEVVEFFIHNCPLLENLRITQSPDLLSLKVVGSSIPLKCLDIQFCYSIKEIEISAPNLLSFKYIGQDINLHVGSLPQLVDVVFHVTPVVQKMHCIGSIVSYLPQLKTLELDGCNEVFAQFSQREFPKLMNLNISFTAANQETLLGLSFIMKACPFLEKLVLQIWNNGRRIGKKRHQISKHSHQHLKLVELQGFNGREIDFELAFYVFENATMLEKMIIKPSGSRKRTTLKNSTNMLKAKLPRGVKLTVGSCDF
- the LOC102613830 gene encoding uncharacterized protein LOC102613830 is translated as MKEIDISASSLVSFRYSGKDIKLHVGNVPQLVDVVIHGAPLFQIRYFIGSVVCCFPQLKTLDLECCNEVFMEFGHWELPKLLHLKLTITEPNCESLLGLSFVLKACPFLQKLVIKIWNNNRTIGEKRHQIPVHFHQHLKVVELHEFRWLQIDPEIAFFIFRNAKVLEKMIIKPSSSRRKRALKHCANMLKDKLPQGVDLVVGSL